In Flavivirga abyssicola, the following are encoded in one genomic region:
- a CDS encoding DoxX family membrane protein has protein sequence MKKHLPLVLRIIVAIILIQTLRFKFTAHPDSVYIFNRVGLEPYGRIGIGILELIAGILLLIPKTIWAGATLTLGVIGGAIFMHLTQLGIEVNNDGGVLFITAIVTFVLSAVILYVYKNDIPFINKAG, from the coding sequence ATGAAAAAACACTTACCTCTAGTCTTAAGAATAATTGTTGCCATTATTTTAATACAAACATTGCGTTTTAAATTTACTGCACATCCGGATAGTGTCTATATTTTCAATCGCGTTGGCCTAGAACCTTATGGTAGAATTGGCATTGGGATTTTAGAACTTATTGCAGGTATACTTCTACTTATCCCTAAGACCATATGGGCAGGTGCGACACTTACTTTAGGTGTGATAGGCGGCGCTATATTCATGCATTTAACTCAGCTTGGAATTGAAGTAAATAATGATGGTGGTGTTTTATTCATTACTGCTATTGTTACGTTTGTTCTTTCAGCAGTAATTCTTTACGTATATAAAAACGATATTCCGTTTATAAATAAGGCTGGATAG
- a CDS encoding DNA-directed RNA polymerase subunit omega, translating to MDLKKTNAPVNTVTYDRNQIDEPTENIYESISIIARRAEQINTEIKKELIDKLEEFATYNDSLEEIFENKEQIEVSKFYEKLPKPHALAVQEWLTDKVYFRNTEEDSQE from the coding sequence ATGGATTTAAAAAAAACCAATGCTCCAGTTAATACGGTAACGTACGACAGAAATCAAATTGACGAACCAACAGAGAATATCTACGAGTCAATTTCTATAATAGCAAGACGTGCAGAGCAAATTAACACAGAGATTAAAAAAGAACTTATTGATAAGTTGGAAGAATTTGCAACTTATAACGATAGTCTTGAAGAAATCTTTGAAAATAAAGAGCAAATTGAGGTTTCTAAATTTTACGAAAAATTGCCAAAACCTCATGCATTAGCTGTTCAAGAATGGTTAACAGATAAAGTTTATTTTAGAAATACTGAGGAAGATTCTCAGGAATAA
- a CDS encoding bifunctional metallophosphatase/5'-nucleotidase, translated as MKRRDFIQKTSAGTALVTLGSLGLSSFTTASKSKKITILHTNDVHSHIDPFGPEDGRNANKGGVARRASLIESIRKENPNTLLLDAGDIFQGTPYFNYYGGELEFKLMSKLKYDAATIGNHDFDNGIDGLYAQLEHAQFQFVSANYDFSNTIMDTHTKPYKVFQKDNIKIGVFGLGIELNGLVDPSMFKETKYLDPIETAQDMSRILKTEEHCDLVICLSHLGYNYKKDPNKISDLKLAAATKDIHLIIGGHTHTFLSKPTIVKNIEEKNMLVNQVGCYGINLGKIDFHFDSSKNISANGTSIIV; from the coding sequence ATGAAGCGTAGAGATTTTATACAAAAAACCTCAGCTGGGACTGCATTAGTAACTCTTGGCAGTTTAGGCTTATCATCTTTTACAACCGCATCAAAATCTAAAAAAATAACGATCCTACATACTAACGATGTACACAGTCATATTGATCCTTTTGGACCTGAAGATGGTAGAAATGCCAACAAAGGAGGAGTTGCGAGAAGAGCTAGTTTAATTGAATCTATTAGAAAAGAAAATCCGAATACATTATTATTGGATGCGGGCGATATTTTTCAAGGCACACCTTATTTTAATTATTATGGTGGTGAATTAGAATTTAAATTAATGAGTAAACTAAAATACGATGCTGCCACTATAGGCAATCATGATTTCGATAATGGTATTGATGGTTTATATGCCCAGCTAGAGCATGCACAATTTCAATTTGTTTCAGCTAATTATGACTTTTCTAATACTATAATGGACACGCATACTAAACCATATAAAGTATTCCAAAAGGATAACATAAAAATAGGTGTTTTTGGACTTGGAATAGAACTAAACGGACTGGTTGATCCATCCATGTTCAAAGAAACCAAATACCTAGACCCTATTGAAACTGCTCAAGACATGTCCAGAATTTTAAAAACAGAGGAGCATTGTGATTTAGTAATCTGTTTATCCCATTTAGGATATAATTATAAAAAAGACCCAAATAAAATAAGTGATTTGAAATTAGCTGCAGCTACTAAAGACATCCATTTAATTATTGGCGGACATACACACACTTTTTTATCAAAACCGACTATTGTTAAAAATATTGAAGAAAAAAATATGCTTGTAAACCAAGTTGGGTGTTACGGTATTAATCTTGGTAAAATTGATTTTCATTTTGATTCTAGCAAAAATATTTCAGCAAACGGAACTTCCATAATAGTTTAA
- the ligA gene encoding NAD-dependent DNA ligase LigA, with translation MGTKELIETLRTELREHNYNYYVLDNATISDFEFDKKLKELQELEAKHPEFFDTNSPTLRVGGEVTKNFETVVHEHRMYSLDNSYSKEDLQDWETRIKKLIDGEIQYTCELKYDGASISLTYENGNLAKAITRGDGVQGDNVTANIKTIKSIPLQLKGTDYPAKFDIRGEIVLPFDGFNKMNEARIEIGEEPYRNPRNTASGSLKLQDSTEVAKRPLECFLYNITGSNLNIKTQFESLEKARAWGFKVPSAAKLVNSIDEALEFVDYWNVNRHDLPYETDGVVIKVNGLQQQEELGYTAKAPRWAMAYKFKAEQVSTRLNSITYQVGRTGAITPVANLEPVELAGTTVKRASLHNADQIEKLDIRVGDEVYVEKGGEIIPKILGVDLAKRIHASQPTVYITHCPECETELVRQDGEAQHYCPNYNGCKPQIIGRIQHFISRKAMDIEGLGGETVALLVNEGLISDYSDLYELTKEEVIPLERMAEKSADNLIQGIALSKNIPFERVLFALGIRYVGETVAKKLAKHYKSIEAIANATEEDLVNVDEIGVKIAESVSVFFKSEVNLHIIDRLKQFGVQLELSEEQLIGQTSILAGDVIVVSGVFENVSRNELKKLIEDNGGKLSSSISSKTSYIVAGSNMGPSKKEKADKLGVPLISENEFLQKIQ, from the coding sequence ATGGGAACTAAGGAATTAATTGAAACTTTAAGAACGGAACTTAGAGAACATAACTACAATTACTATGTACTTGACAACGCAACGATTTCTGATTTTGAATTCGATAAAAAACTTAAAGAACTCCAGGAATTGGAGGCTAAACACCCTGAGTTTTTTGATACTAATTCTCCTACCTTAAGGGTTGGTGGAGAGGTAACTAAGAATTTTGAAACTGTTGTACATGAACATCGTATGTATTCTTTAGACAATTCTTATTCTAAAGAAGATTTGCAGGATTGGGAAACCCGTATTAAAAAATTAATAGATGGTGAGATTCAATATACATGTGAATTAAAATATGACGGAGCGTCTATTAGTTTAACTTATGAAAATGGTAATCTGGCTAAGGCAATAACAAGAGGAGATGGCGTTCAAGGTGATAATGTAACTGCTAATATAAAAACCATTAAATCAATACCGTTGCAGCTTAAAGGAACTGACTATCCCGCAAAATTTGACATAAGAGGCGAAATTGTATTACCTTTTGATGGTTTCAATAAAATGAATGAGGCGCGTATTGAAATAGGAGAAGAGCCTTATAGAAACCCTAGAAACACAGCTTCCGGTAGTTTAAAACTTCAGGATAGTACAGAAGTCGCTAAACGTCCTTTAGAATGCTTCCTTTATAATATAACGGGGTCCAATTTGAATATTAAAACACAATTTGAAAGTTTAGAAAAAGCAAGAGCTTGGGGCTTTAAAGTACCAAGTGCGGCAAAACTTGTTAATTCTATTGACGAAGCTTTGGAGTTTGTCGATTATTGGAATGTAAATCGTCATGATTTGCCCTATGAGACAGATGGTGTTGTTATAAAAGTAAATGGTTTGCAGCAGCAAGAAGAATTAGGCTATACAGCAAAAGCTCCAAGGTGGGCGATGGCTTATAAATTTAAAGCAGAGCAAGTTTCAACAAGATTAAATAGTATTACCTATCAAGTAGGACGTACAGGGGCAATTACGCCAGTTGCTAATTTAGAACCTGTAGAATTAGCAGGAACCACTGTAAAACGGGCATCGTTGCATAATGCGGACCAAATTGAAAAATTAGATATCCGAGTAGGGGATGAAGTTTATGTTGAAAAAGGAGGAGAGATTATCCCAAAAATCCTTGGGGTAGATTTAGCTAAGAGAATTCATGCTTCCCAACCAACAGTATATATTACGCATTGTCCGGAATGTGAAACTGAACTTGTGAGACAGGATGGTGAGGCTCAGCACTATTGCCCTAACTATAACGGCTGTAAACCACAGATTATTGGGCGAATTCAACACTTTATATCGAGGAAAGCTATGGATATTGAAGGACTGGGAGGAGAGACTGTTGCTCTTTTGGTAAATGAAGGTTTGATCTCTGATTATTCAGATTTGTATGAATTAACCAAAGAAGAAGTTATCCCTTTAGAACGTATGGCAGAAAAAAGTGCAGATAATTTGATTCAAGGGATAGCACTTTCTAAAAATATTCCTTTTGAACGTGTTCTGTTTGCTTTAGGGATTCGATATGTAGGAGAAACGGTTGCTAAAAAATTGGCTAAACATTATAAAAGTATTGAAGCGATAGCTAATGCTACAGAAGAGGATTTGGTTAATGTCGATGAAATAGGAGTTAAGATTGCAGAAAGTGTAAGTGTATTTTTTAAATCGGAAGTAAACTTGCATATAATTGATAGGTTAAAGCAGTTTGGAGTTCAATTAGAATTATCTGAAGAACAATTAATTGGGCAAACAAGTATATTGGCTGGAGATGTCATTGTTGTTTCTGGTGTTTTTGAAAATGTCTCGCGAAATGAGCTTAAAAAACTCATCGAAGATAACGGAGGCAAGTTAAGTAGTTCTATTTCTTCTAAAACAAGTTATATCGTAGCAGGGAGTAATATGGGGCCTAGCAAAAAGGAAAAAGCAGACAAGCTTGGTGTACCATTAATTAGCGAGAATGAATTCTTACAAAAAATACAGTAA
- a CDS encoding outer membrane protein assembly factor BamD, with protein sequence MKKLLYILIIFAVFNSCSEYQKALKTESIADKFKMGEALYKEGKFSKANRLFAQIVPNYRGKPQAEKLMYLYSNSFYNMKDYYVAGYQFERFASSYPKSEKLEEASFLGAKSYYMLSPVYSKDQNETKEAIEKLQEFINLFPESEFLPEANKLVKELDYKLEKKAYSIAKQYNRISDYPASIRSFDNFIFEFPGSTLREEALFYRLDSAFKLAINSREYKKTIDGLIVPLKKNRLNTAKEYYTSFKKLYVNSKHIEEANVMATTLDEELKNYSTKS encoded by the coding sequence ATGAAAAAGCTTTTATACATATTAATAATATTTGCTGTTTTTAACAGTTGTAGTGAATACCAAAAGGCATTAAAAACTGAGAGTATTGCTGACAAGTTTAAAATGGGCGAAGCACTTTATAAAGAAGGTAAGTTTTCAAAAGCGAATAGGCTTTTTGCTCAAATTGTACCAAACTACAGAGGGAAACCACAAGCTGAAAAACTAATGTATTTGTATTCTAATTCATTCTATAATATGAAAGATTACTATGTTGCGGGATATCAGTTTGAGCGTTTTGCATCTAGTTATCCAAAAAGTGAGAAGTTAGAAGAAGCCTCTTTTTTAGGAGCAAAAAGTTATTATATGTTGTCTCCTGTTTATAGTAAGGATCAAAATGAAACAAAAGAAGCCATTGAGAAACTTCAAGAGTTTATAAATTTGTTCCCTGAGTCTGAATTTCTTCCAGAAGCAAATAAATTAGTTAAAGAATTAGATTATAAGCTGGAAAAGAAAGCATATAGTATAGCAAAACAATATAATCGTATATCCGATTATCCGGCATCGATAAGATCTTTTGATAATTTTATTTTTGAGTTTCCCGGATCTACGCTTCGTGAGGAAGCTTTGTTTTATAGACTAGATTCTGCTTTCAAATTGGCAATTAATAGTAGAGAGTATAAAAAGACCATTGACGGGCTAATAGTCCCTTTAAAAAAGAATCGTCTTAATACAGCAAAAGAATATTATACTTCATTTAAAAAACTATATGTTAATTCTAAGCATATAGAAGAGGCCAATGTTATGGCAACGACTTTAGATGAAGAATTAAAAAATTATAGCACTAAAAGTTAA
- the dapA gene encoding 4-hydroxy-tetrahydrodipicolinate synthase — translation MNSKFLGTGVALVTPFNSDLSVDHSALANIVNFNIDNGTDYLVICGTTGESVTLSKQEKKEVIKTISETNNSRLPLVLGIGGSNTAAIIEEIKTTDLSNIDAILSVSPYYSKPTQEGIYQHFKAISEASPVDIILYNVPGRTSKNMETETTIRLANDFKNIIGVKEAGNNVSQYLELLKNKPEDFLIISGDDDLALGIVLAGGAGVISVIGQAFPKEFSEMIRLGLKDKGKEAYKLHYKLMDVIGYIFEENNPAGIKAVFEALNLCQDTVRLPVVPASNQLKEKIRTFVNKF, via the coding sequence ATGAATAGTAAGTTTTTAGGAACTGGAGTTGCTTTGGTTACACCTTTTAACTCAGATTTGAGTGTAGACCATAGTGCCTTAGCAAATATTGTTAATTTCAATATCGATAATGGCACCGATTATCTTGTAATTTGTGGTACGACAGGAGAAAGTGTAACACTAAGTAAGCAAGAAAAAAAGGAGGTAATTAAGACTATTTCAGAAACTAATAATAGTCGTTTACCCCTGGTTTTAGGAATTGGAGGAAGTAATACGGCAGCGATCATTGAAGAAATAAAAACAACGGATTTAAGTAATATAGATGCCATTTTATCTGTATCACCATACTATAGTAAGCCAACTCAAGAAGGCATTTATCAACACTTTAAAGCGATCTCAGAGGCTTCGCCAGTAGATATTATTCTGTATAATGTTCCAGGTAGGACATCAAAGAACATGGAAACAGAAACGACAATACGTTTAGCTAATGATTTTAAAAACATTATAGGTGTTAAAGAAGCAGGAAACAATGTTTCTCAATATTTAGAGTTATTAAAGAATAAACCAGAAGATTTCTTAATTATTTCGGGAGATGATGATTTAGCTTTGGGAATTGTTTTGGCAGGTGGAGCTGGTGTGATTTCAGTAATAGGACAAGCATTTCCTAAAGAATTTTCAGAAATGATACGTCTAGGTTTAAAAGATAAAGGAAAAGAAGCTTATAAACTTCATTATAAATTAATGGATGTTATCGGTTATATTTTTGAGGAGAATAATCCAGCAGGGATAAAAGCTGTTTTTGAAGCCTTAAACCTGTGCCAGGATACCGTAAGATTACCAGTGGTTCCAGCATCTAATCAATTAAAAGAAAAGATAAGAACTTTTGTAAATAAGTTTTAG
- a CDS encoding 5'-nucleotidase, with the protein MAKIEGEQIQITDTLIADSEIEAFITPYRNNILKDLDSVLAYSANTYSKNDGALNTALGNFMADAVYSEANPIFKKRTGKNIDMVLLNHGGIRSILSQGNITKRTAYQLMPFENSIVVVALKKKQIDSLINYLIRKKRPHPISKLKLTINRNDKIVNVKIKDKNIKPDKIYYVATNDYLYNGGDNMTFFKTNDSLYVLNYKVRNALIDHFKRMDTIKPVIDNRFIQIK; encoded by the coding sequence TTGGCGAAAATTGAAGGAGAACAAATTCAAATTACAGACACACTAATTGCTGATTCTGAAATTGAAGCCTTTATAACCCCCTATAGAAATAATATTCTAAAGGATTTAGATAGTGTTTTAGCCTATTCTGCAAACACCTACTCTAAAAACGATGGAGCACTTAATACGGCTCTTGGAAATTTTATGGCTGATGCTGTTTATAGTGAAGCTAATCCTATTTTTAAAAAAAGAACCGGGAAAAACATTGATATGGTATTACTCAATCATGGCGGCATTCGGTCTATTTTATCACAAGGAAATATAACTAAAAGAACTGCTTATCAGCTAATGCCTTTTGAAAACAGTATAGTTGTAGTTGCTTTAAAAAAGAAGCAAATAGACAGCCTGATTAATTATTTGATTAGAAAAAAGAGACCCCATCCCATATCTAAACTCAAATTAACAATAAACAGAAATGATAAAATAGTTAACGTTAAAATAAAAGATAAAAACATCAAACCTGATAAAATATATTATGTAGCCACTAATGATTATTTATACAATGGTGGAGACAATATGACATTTTTTAAAACGAACGATAGCCTGTATGTCTTAAATTACAAAGTTAGAAATGCTTTAATTGATCATTTTAAAAGGATGGATACCATTAAGCCAGTAATAGACAACAGATTCATTCAAATAAAATAA
- a CDS encoding DUF6913 domain-containing protein codes for MILKGFKEKSNIKHLNKLLSERQVIVTDKKIESLGVILNIDEIDDFKLFSVFADFLKIRDNKLKIVAFSENDKDTLTSWDVCFNPKDFGWKGVINNVELQTFLDTEYDALVSYYTKDVLELKMMTAKSKAQFKIGIAQEDERLNDLIIKTKLKEFDVFKEETIKYLTILNKI; via the coding sequence ATGATTTTAAAGGGTTTTAAAGAAAAATCTAATATAAAGCACTTAAACAAATTGTTATCAGAACGACAAGTAATTGTTACAGATAAGAAAATTGAGAGCTTGGGAGTTATTTTAAACATTGATGAAATTGATGACTTTAAACTATTTAGCGTATTTGCCGATTTTTTGAAAATTCGTGATAATAAATTGAAGATCGTAGCTTTTTCTGAAAATGATAAAGATACTTTAACGTCATGGGATGTTTGTTTTAATCCTAAAGATTTTGGCTGGAAGGGCGTCATTAACAATGTAGAATTACAAACATTTTTAGATACTGAATATGATGCATTAGTTAGTTACTATACAAAAGATGTTTTAGAGCTAAAGATGATGACGGCAAAATCTAAAGCACAATTTAAAATAGGCATTGCACAAGAAGATGAGCGTTTAAATGATTTAATTATTAAAACAAAACTGAAAGAATTTGACGTATTTAAAGAAGAAACTATTAAATACCTAACCATATTAAATAAAATTTAA